From a region of the Rhipicephalus microplus isolate Deutch F79 chromosome X, USDA_Rmic, whole genome shotgun sequence genome:
- the LOC142775513 gene encoding uncharacterized protein LOC142775513, which translates to MDLTITFNTDGSPVFKSSTSSIWPIQFLINELPPDYRMKNCLVGGLWFGRHPDMSLFMGKFVEEVNNFGHLVWRTASSAIKSTTVHAICCCVDAPARAAVINMVQFNGMFGWPWCYACGEHHEGGQRYMNVIAEELRTAKGMLRDMKFAIDVGEPVNGLKGPSPLSCLKGFDLVLGQTVEYMHCVLLGVTRCFTDTWFDSSNNQEPYYIGRPITVAQVDKKLLSIRPPQCFTRLPRSIKERCHWKASEWRHWLLFYAVPTCTGILPQRYFNHFVLLVEAVHILLSEELTAPQLQRVANRRWPQCTRWVELHRVHPAEHTIGQQRWST; encoded by the exons ATGGATCTGACAATCACATTCAACACAGATGGAAGCCCTGTGTTTAAGTCATCAACATCGTCGATATGGCCCATTCAGTTCTTGATAAATGAGCTGCCACCAGATTATCGTATGAAAAACTGCTTAGTTGGTGGTCTTTGGTTTGGACGCCATCCAGACATGTCACTGTTCATGGGCAAGTTCGTGGAAGAAGTGAACAACTTTGGCCACCTAGTCTGGAGGACGGCATCCTCAGCCATCAAGTCTACAACAGTTCATGCAATCTGCTGCTGTGTCGACGCACCTGCCCGTGCCGCAGTTATTAACATGGTGCAGTTCAATGGCATGTTTGGCTGGCCCTGGTGCTACGCTTgtggagagcatcatgaag GAGGCCAGAGGTACATGAATGTTATAGCAGAGGAGCTGCGGACAGCAAAGGGCATGCTTCGAGATATGAAGTTCGCCATCGACGTTGGAGAGCCAGTGAATGGTTTGAAAGGGCCCTCACCACTCTCGTGTCTGAAGGGTTTTGACCTTGTGCTTGGTCAAACAGTCGAATACATGCACTGTGTTCTTCTGGGCGTCACTAGGTGTTTCACCGATACTTGGTTTGACTCAAGTAACAATCAAGAGCCTTATTACATAG GGCGCCCAATAACTGTGGCTCAAGTGGACAAGAAGCTGCTCTCCATCAGGCCTCCTCAGTGCTTCACCAGACTTCCACGCTCAATCAAAGAGCGCTGCCATTGGAAGGCAAGCGAATGGCGGCACTGGCTCCTGTTCTACGCTGTGCCAACCTGTACAGGGATCCTGCCCCAGCGCTACTTTAACCACTTTGTGCTCCTCGTTGAAGCTGTGCACATACTTCTTTCAGAAGAGCTAACTGCGCCACAACTGCAACGTGTTG CCAACCGTCGCTGGCCACAGTGCACACGATGGGTCGAGCTCCATCGAGTGCACCCTGCAGAGCACACCATCGGGCAACAAAGATGGAGCACATGA